Proteins encoded within one genomic window of Hermetia illucens chromosome 2, iHerIll2.2.curated.20191125, whole genome shotgun sequence:
- the LOC119649527 gene encoding rRNA 2'-O-methyltransferase fibrillarin-like yields the protein MRTLFLLLSLLWVVYAAEKCYGGGGGGGGGGGVSAPSATSTGAGTGTGTGGTVAASAPSGGMEPGAVGGNGQGRRQSGGGRGGRGGRGGRGGQGRQSGRGGQRQRGGRRQGRRAGNNRRGRQNGRARNSRNRRG from the coding sequence ATGAGGACCTTATTTTTACTTTTGTCATTATTGTGGGTGGTATATGCGGCAGAAAAGTGCTATGGCggcggtggtggtggtggtggtggcggcGGAGTTTCAGCACCTAGTGCAACGAGTACGGGTGCGGGTACGGGCACGGGTACAGGTGGAACAGTTGCAGCGTCGGCACCGAGCGGTGGTATGGAACCAGGGGCCGTTGGAGGTAATGGTCAAGGACGTCGTCAAAGTGGAGGGGGACGAGGTGGTCGAGGTGGACGTGGAGGGCGGGGTGGACAAGGAAGACAGTCTGGGCGAGGTGGACAACGTCAGCGAGGGGGTCGAAGGCAAGGTCGACGGGCGGGTAATAATCGTCGTGGAAGACAAAACGGTCGCGCAAGAAATTCAAGGAATCGTCGTGGATAG